CTGGGGTAGCTCTTGAGCGGCACATAATGCACCCAGGGCTTCAGTTGGTCGTAGAAGAACTCCTGCCACTCGTCGCCCACATGGAAGACCAGCGACTTGCAGAGGAACAAATGCTTCAGCCGAAAACTGGCGGCCACACCGCGGAAATTGAACAAGTACTTGTACTTGCAGTGGTCCTCGAAGGAGACCTCATCAGCAGCCGGTGCGTCCAGGGTATCTTTGGGCGACTTCCAGCCCTGATTTTTGGTGTATTGAGCTTCGACTAGCTCCGGGTTGCGGCGCGAAAGCAGGATCAGAGAATCACGCTCGTCGGAGGTGCGTGAACCGCGGAAGAATCCCAGATTGCGTTTCTGCGACCAGGGAATAGCTGCCGCCCGCTTCTCCAGCTTCTCGCGCATTTGATCCCAACGTCCAATTCCACGAGGATGCAGCTTAGTGGCCGGTCCACCAGCCCAGAATGTCCACGCTGGGTACATGATATCGCGATACTCCTTAGTCTTGGAAAACGAGAACACGGGACCACCTGCCGCGTTTCCCCACGCCGCATTCAGCTGCGGATAGTCTCTGGTGTTGATGACCAGGTCCATGTCGGGCAGCGTCGCCACCAGCGGCAGCAGGAAGTGCTCAATGCCCTCGCAGCGGGCCGGGAACATGCAGTTTGCATCCCGGTACAAGCGGTGTCCGTAGATCTTGTATTTGGTGCCGTATCGCGCGGAACTCTCGATCATCTGCCGGGTGACACCTGTTGACTTGTAGGGTGCGAGATCCCGCTTCAAGACATCCGCGTGGCAGGAGCAGTCGCTGTCCTTGGGATCACTGCTGCACGGCTTGTAGTCGGCGTTAGCTTTCTCGATCTGTCGACGTATCTTAAAGCTAACTAAATTAAGGGGAGTAGTTAAAATCGAATATAATCAAAGCCGGCAACAAGTTGCTTACATTCATCTTCGTTTATTCGCTCGGGTTCACTTTGTCCGCAGGATTTTTGATCGGCACTGCAAAGCCCGTTATCTTCTGCACATCCTGTTTTTACCAAACTAACTAATAAGCCGATTAATATATGATTTATAAGCATTTCTTTGGAAGTAAACAAATTTACGGCCTCCTAATGCGGCGTCAGCAGTAGAGTTGCCAAATCAAAGCACAGCTATCGATATTTCCATTATTAATGGGGAAGTTTATTTCCTTCAGTACCTGGCAACCCTGACAGCAAAGCAGTGATTCAACTGTTACTTTCTTAGGAAGACCATGCCACTTCATTCGCAAGCAAAGCCCTACGGTAGTAACCATCATTTCGCATGACCAGTCATGTGATGGTCACCCTAAGCGCGTAACTGTTCGCAGAGTTTTACTTTTTCACGCCGTGTGCACACACTGG
This genomic stretch from Drosophila yakuba strain Tai18E2 chromosome 3R, Prin_Dyak_Tai18E2_2.1, whole genome shotgun sequence harbors:
- the LOC6537806 gene encoding O-glucosyltransferase rumi, with the protein product MLINHILIGLLVSLVKTGCAEDNGLCSADQKSCGQSEPERINEDEFSFKIRRQIEKANADYKPCSSDPKDSDCSCHADVLKRDLAPYKSTGVTRQMIESSARYGTKYKIYGHRLYRDANCMFPARCEGIEHFLLPLVATLPDMDLVINTRDYPQLNAAWGNAAGGPVFSFSKTKEYRDIMYPAWTFWAGGPATKLHPRGIGRWDQMREKLEKRAAAIPWSQKRNLGFFRGSRTSDERDSLILLSRRNPELVEAQYTKNQGWKSPKDTLDAPAADEVSFEDHCKYKYLFNFRGVAASFRLKHLFLCKSLVFHVGDEWQEFFYDQLKPWVHYVPLKSYPSQQEYEDILSFFSKNDALAQEIAQRGYDFIWEHLRMKDIKCYWRKLLKRYVKLLKYEVKPEDQLIYIGPKKDEL